The following are from one region of the Cyanobium gracile PCC 6307 genome:
- the kaiB gene encoding circadian clock protein KaiB — translation MTFRKTYILKLYVAGNTPNSMRALKTLRDILESEFRGVYALKVIDVLKNPQLAEEDKILATPTLAKILPPPVRRIIGDLSDRERVLIGLDLLYEELTEDFQLDVDDHEAGGVPSTPESS, via the coding sequence ATGACCTTCCGCAAGACCTACATCCTCAAGCTCTACGTGGCCGGCAACACGCCCAATTCGATGCGGGCCCTCAAGACGCTGCGCGACATCCTCGAGTCCGAGTTCCGAGGCGTCTACGCCCTGAAGGTGATCGATGTGCTCAAGAATCCCCAGCTGGCGGAAGAGGACAAGATCCTGGCCACCCCGACCCTGGCCAAGATTCTTCCCCCGCCGGTGCGCCGGATCATCGGCGATCTCTCCGACCGGGAGCGGGTGCTGATCGGCCTCGATCTCCTCTATGAAGAGCTCACCGAGGATTTCCAGCTCGACGTCGACGATCACGAAGCCGGCGGTGTGCCCTCCACCCCGGAATCCTCCTGA
- the rplU gene encoding 50S ribosomal protein L21, translated as MTQAPQKEAPEKEPLSADATGAYAIVEASGQQFWLQPDRYVDLDRLSAEVDSTVTLENVLLVKDASGTTLGQPYVEGATVELKVMAHRRGQKIIVYKMRPKKKTRRKNGHRQELTRVMVQSIKVGGKSIV; from the coding sequence ATGACCCAAGCCCCCCAGAAGGAAGCACCCGAGAAAGAGCCCTTGAGCGCAGACGCCACCGGCGCCTACGCCATCGTCGAGGCCTCCGGCCAGCAGTTCTGGCTCCAGCCCGATCGCTACGTCGATCTCGACCGACTCAGCGCCGAGGTCGACAGCACCGTGACCCTGGAGAACGTACTCCTGGTCAAGGATGCCTCCGGCACCACCCTCGGCCAGCCCTACGTGGAAGGCGCCACGGTGGAGCTCAAGGTGATGGCCCATCGCCGCGGCCAGAAGATCATCGTCTACAAGATGCGGCCCAAGAAGAAGACCCGTCGCAAGAACGGCCACCGCCAGGAGCTCACCCGGGTGATGGTCCAGTCGATCAAGGTGGGCGGCAAGTCGATCGTCTGA
- the rpmA gene encoding 50S ribosomal protein L27: protein MAHKKGTGSTRNGRDSNAKRLGVKRYGGETVSAGSILIRQRGTSVIPGVNVGRGSDDTLFALVDGVVSFESIKRGLRNRKRINIAVGA from the coding sequence ATGGCCCACAAGAAAGGCACAGGTTCGACCCGCAACGGCCGCGACTCCAATGCCAAGCGCCTCGGCGTCAAGCGTTACGGCGGTGAGACCGTCAGCGCCGGCTCGATCCTGATCCGCCAGCGCGGCACCTCCGTGATCCCGGGCGTCAATGTGGGCCGCGGCTCCGACGACACCCTCTTCGCCCTGGTGGATGGGGTCGTCAGCTTCGAGTCCATCAAGCGCGGCCTGCGCAATCGCAAGCGCATCAACATCGCCGTCGGCGCCTAG
- a CDS encoding circadian clock protein KaiA yields MPQPVLNILSLIQTPALAEACGQWLRGGRYQLVPVDPATGPLEQLEQRREDFDGILLEEGAVDGTFFGSLHDQGLELPAVLIGPVDGEVKFHDAEVRLPPDQLEQLSYSLDAAVSRFLRSSTLPAGSDAKAATPDGWKLPNRLNGRLGYLGVYYKRDPSRFLRNLEAEERNELLDSLRRTYRDLLISYFKNPAAANQAIESFVNTAFFADLPITKMVEIHVNLIEEFRKLLMLKGQKNDFLQDYRLALLDVMAHLCEMYRRSIPPDLPIVPAAAAAAESSSPTT; encoded by the coding sequence ATGCCCCAACCGGTTCTCAACATCCTCTCCCTCATCCAGACTCCGGCCCTGGCCGAAGCCTGCGGCCAGTGGCTCAGGGGCGGTCGCTACCAACTGGTGCCCGTGGATCCCGCCACCGGACCGCTTGAGCAGCTGGAGCAGCGCCGCGAGGACTTCGACGGGATCCTGCTGGAGGAAGGCGCCGTCGACGGGACCTTCTTCGGCAGCCTTCACGACCAGGGCCTGGAACTGCCGGCCGTCCTGATCGGCCCGGTGGACGGCGAGGTGAAGTTCCACGACGCCGAGGTCCGCCTCCCCCCCGACCAGCTGGAGCAGCTGAGCTACAGCCTGGATGCGGCCGTCTCCCGTTTCCTGCGCAGCAGCACCCTGCCGGCCGGCAGCGATGCCAAGGCGGCCACCCCCGACGGCTGGAAACTGCCGAACCGGCTCAACGGACGTCTCGGGTACCTAGGGGTGTACTACAAGCGGGATCCCTCCCGCTTCCTGCGCAACCTGGAAGCCGAGGAACGCAACGAGCTTCTGGACTCGCTGCGCCGCACCTACCGGGACCTGCTGATCAGCTACTTCAAGAACCCCGCCGCCGCCAACCAGGCGATCGAAAGCTTCGTCAACACGGCCTTCTTCGCCGATCTGCCGATCACCAAGATGGTGGAGATCCACGTGAATCTGATCGAGGAGTTTCGAAAATTGCTGATGCTCAAAGGGCAGAAGAACGATTTTCTCCAGGACTACCGACTTGCCCTCCTCGATGTCATGGCCCACCTCTGCGAAATGTATCGACGCTCCATCCCTCCCGACCTGCCGATCGTGCCCGCCGCCGCCGCCGCCGCCGAATCCTCCAGCCCCACCACCTGA